From Methanosarcina lacustris Z-7289, one genomic window encodes:
- a CDS encoding winged helix-turn-helix transcriptional regulator, with product MEFELETRRRIYEQIIKSPGIHFRELERRLQMVVGNLQYHLQYLEKKNLIRASNDGDYVRYFIKDRSLSETERKMLYFLRRSGCRHILLQLLNNPDLNNKELSQAVGLSPSTISWNLNKLVKAGIINRKKTGRISQFTIVDPPAVAELLICYKESFLDILVDGFIEMWEFKHPK from the coding sequence ATGGAATTCGAACTAGAGACTAGAAGAAGAATTTACGAACAAATTATAAAATCTCCTGGTATTCACTTCCGGGAACTTGAGCGGAGGTTGCAGATGGTAGTTGGCAACCTTCAGTACCACCTTCAGTATCTGGAAAAGAAAAATCTGATAAGAGCTTCGAATGATGGAGATTACGTCCGTTATTTCATAAAAGACAGGAGCTTAAGTGAAACTGAGAGAAAAATGCTGTATTTTTTAAGAAGGTCCGGCTGCAGGCATATCCTTCTTCAGCTCCTCAATAACCCGGACCTGAATAACAAAGAACTCTCGCAGGCCGTTGGACTCTCCCCCTCAACCATTTCCTGGAACCTGAACAAACTTGTAAAAGCCGGAATAATCAACAGGAAAAAAACCGGCAGGATAAGTCAATTCACAATCGTTGACCCTCCTGCAGTTGCAGAACTCCTTATATGCTACAAAGAAAGCTTTCTTGATATCCTGGTAGACGGTTTCATCGAAATGTGGGAATTCAAACATCCTAAATAA
- a CDS encoding S-layer protein domain-containing protein: MKRFAASALAILMLLTVFTSAGMADDNNTPSVSTVEIRGPVYNGSSLTDILTNIVSDNGTAITMDANKFAAFYYDINDNVTTESLSIKNVAGTSGRTIGEHGLVYTTTIGNTEYKNKDVGWGNYSVIGFFADKYIPLKSNDASKLAKLVLDTDTKYTLRTGEKLDLGDGYTLEAKQVDVDGKKVWLEFDKDGQFVDDEIISTDSGDHTWTCKLDNVQDEDDVPVLKVHVNQVFQGAVDSIAQIDSLWLIDYSNAIKIDTSDEFGKLDDVSINGPTITISNKDTFSLTKDSDQEIGQGLYFRVADSDALRFYAFKQQTTPETYDIRGTVVSGTQSNTWTADNFAGFFYDLNKNVGTETLNVSGVSGRTIPESGLKYSTTIKSVDYKASDVFNGTYPVLGFFAQKYVPLKSNDASKLAKLVLDTDTKYTLRTGEKLDLGEGYTLEAKQVDVDGKKVWLEFDKDGQFVDDDIISTDSGDHIWTCKLDNVQDEDDVPVLKVHVNQVFQGAVDSIAQIDGLWLIDYSNAIKIDTSNEFGKLDDVSINGPTISISNKNTFSLTRDSDQEIGQGMYFKVADSDALRYYPYIQQTLGNETVTTTPSNTTSTNNTSITPITVVNSTETPDVNANTPINTDTQVTTTPATPGAANNTTSTKSNTPGFEIVPAISGLLLIVYIVRKNR, encoded by the coding sequence ATGAAGAGATTTGCAGCAAGTGCACTGGCAATTCTCATGCTTCTGACTGTATTTACATCCGCCGGAATGGCTGATGACAATAATACACCCTCAGTGAGTACAGTTGAGATCCGCGGCCCTGTGTACAATGGCTCAAGTTTAACCGATATCCTTACAAATATTGTATCCGATAACGGTACAGCTATTACAATGGATGCTAATAAATTTGCAGCATTCTATTACGATATTAACGACAATGTGACAACCGAGTCTCTTTCCATTAAGAACGTTGCTGGTACTTCTGGCAGGACTATAGGAGAGCACGGTTTAGTGTATACGACAACAATCGGAAACACTGAATACAAGAATAAAGATGTCGGCTGGGGCAACTACAGCGTGATTGGCTTCTTTGCAGACAAGTATATCCCACTGAAATCCAATGACGCGAGCAAGCTCGCCAAGCTCGTTCTTGACACTGATACCAAGTACACTCTCAGGACCGGTGAAAAACTCGACCTTGGAGACGGCTATACTCTTGAAGCCAAGCAGGTAGATGTTGACGGTAAGAAAGTCTGGCTCGAATTCGACAAGGACGGACAATTCGTAGATGACGAAATCATCTCAACTGACTCTGGCGATCATACCTGGACTTGCAAACTTGACAACGTACAGGACGAAGACGATGTTCCTGTCCTGAAGGTCCACGTCAACCAGGTCTTCCAGGGCGCAGTCGACAGCATTGCCCAGATTGATAGTCTCTGGCTAATTGATTACTCAAACGCCATAAAGATCGATACTAGCGATGAATTCGGCAAACTTGATGATGTTTCCATTAACGGCCCAACCATTACCATCAGCAACAAAGATACATTCAGTCTGACTAAAGACTCTGATCAGGAAATTGGACAGGGGCTGTACTTCAGGGTCGCTGACTCCGATGCTCTCAGGTTCTATGCCTTTAAGCAGCAAACAACTCCTGAAACCTATGATATAAGAGGAACTGTTGTTTCCGGCACACAGTCTAACACATGGACTGCAGACAACTTTGCTGGCTTCTTCTACGACCTGAATAAGAACGTTGGAACCGAAACTTTGAATGTTTCTGGCGTTAGCGGAAGAACTATTCCTGAATCTGGCCTCAAATACAGCACCACTATAAAAAGTGTTGATTATAAGGCCAGTGATGTTTTCAATGGAACGTACCCTGTTCTCGGCTTCTTTGCGCAGAAGTATGTCCCGCTGAAATCCAACGACGCAAGCAAGCTTGCAAAGCTCGTTCTTGACACTGATACCAAGTACACTCTCAGGACCGGCGAAAAACTCGACCTCGGTGAAGGCTATACTCTTGAAGCCAAGCAGGTAGACGTTGACGGTAAGAAAGTCTGGCTCGAATTCGACAAGGACGGACAATTCGTAGATGACGATATCATCTCAACTGACTCTGGCGATCATATCTGGACTTGCAAACTTGACAACGTACAGGACGAAGACGATGTTCCTGTCCTGAAGGTCCACGTCAACCAGGTCTTCCAGGGCGCAGTCGACAGCATTGCCCAGATTGATGGTCTCTGGCTAATTGATTACTCAAACGCCATAAAGATCGATACTAGCAATGAATTCGGCAAACTTGATGATGTTTCCATTAACGGCCCCACCATTTCCATCAGCAACAAGAATACATTCAGTCTGACTAGAGACTCTGATCAGGAAATTGGGCAGGGAATGTACTTCAAGGTCGCCGACTCCGATGCGCTCAGATACTACCCCTACATTCAGCAGACCCTCGGTAACGAGACAGTTACAACCACTCCGAGTAACACAACAAGCACCAATAACACAAGTATTACTCCAATTACAGTTGTAAACAGCACTGAAACTCCAGATGTAAACGCGAACACTCCTATAAACACGGATACCCAGGTTACAACAACTCCAGCTACACCAGGTGCTGCAAACAACACCACCTCAACAAAGAGCAACACTCCTGGCTTTGAGATTGTTCCAGCAATCTCCGGACTACTGTTAATCGTCTACATTGTCAGGAAGAACAGATAA